One Streptomyces sp. L2 genomic window carries:
- a CDS encoding UvrD-helicase domain-containing protein has product MSKAQVVMADVFGKYYDKLDGSVQAQVLQFIMKMQRDPDANGLNLKPPKGAEDKRVRTARINDNFRAVLMHYADRIYYLVAVLPHDDAYTLASHIIFDINKVTGGVELINLASLHGTLSGQPAQAPATEQPSVFAHVSDADFDRLGVHPSVVPALREIRSIDAILGFVEHLPKLARDVILCLADGMTVEDVWEHVSSVAATTDTIDPDDYEAANERPATKESFVVTGDVAEFGRIMSEPLSAWRIFLHPAQRALAERKTPNKGSVRVTGGPGTGKTVVALHRVKALAERLPPGQAILLTTYTTTLAELLRSLLEDLGGTQLTAKVDVRNIDKVAYGIAKEVFGAKTPKSLGDDEIRRRWEDLAEEQQPHRWDARFLEAEWKQVVLAQDVRSRDEYLVASRAGRGRRLNRPERAQVWGLIEAFEHRLDAAGEVGVTQLAAQAARIASGWSDETRPYRHIVVDEAQDLHAAHWKLLRALVPVGEDDLFIVGDAHQRIYDNRTALSTHGINVRGRRSRRLTLNYRTTRQILGTSLSLLGDASFDDLDDATEDLGGYRSVLGGAKPELTEYPSTAAELAGLAGRVGEWLGEGLKEDEIVVTARTNKLADGAVEALHNAGIKAVRVKPRQTPAIGSGVHVMTMHRIKGLEYRAVAIIGAGADHVPQPGAVTPASEDRTQHDRDLQRERSLLFVAATRAREQLSITWAGPRSPFLEGSH; this is encoded by the coding sequence ATGTCCAAGGCCCAGGTCGTCATGGCGGACGTCTTCGGCAAGTACTACGACAAGCTCGACGGGTCGGTCCAGGCACAGGTCCTGCAGTTCATCATGAAGATGCAGCGCGACCCGGACGCCAACGGCCTCAACCTCAAGCCGCCGAAAGGCGCCGAGGACAAGCGGGTGCGCACCGCCAGGATCAACGACAACTTCCGCGCGGTCCTGATGCACTATGCCGACCGGATCTACTACCTGGTCGCGGTGCTGCCGCACGACGACGCCTACACCCTCGCGTCCCACATCATCTTCGACATCAACAAGGTCACCGGCGGCGTCGAGCTGATCAACCTCGCGAGCCTCCACGGCACCCTGAGCGGGCAGCCCGCCCAGGCACCCGCCACCGAGCAACCGTCCGTCTTCGCCCACGTCTCCGACGCCGACTTCGACCGGCTCGGCGTGCACCCCTCGGTCGTACCGGCGTTGCGGGAGATCCGCAGCATCGACGCGATACTCGGCTTCGTGGAGCATCTGCCCAAGCTCGCCAGGGACGTGATCCTCTGCCTCGCCGACGGTATGACCGTCGAGGACGTCTGGGAGCACGTCAGTTCGGTCGCCGCGACCACTGACACCATCGACCCGGACGACTACGAGGCCGCCAACGAGCGCCCCGCGACCAAGGAGTCCTTCGTCGTCACCGGCGACGTCGCCGAGTTCGGCCGGATCATGTCCGAGCCGCTGTCGGCCTGGCGGATCTTCCTGCACCCGGCCCAGCGCGCCCTGGCCGAGCGCAAGACTCCCAACAAAGGCTCGGTACGGGTCACCGGCGGCCCCGGCACGGGCAAGACCGTCGTCGCCCTGCACCGGGTCAAGGCCCTGGCCGAACGGCTGCCGCCCGGCCAGGCGATCCTGCTCACCACCTACACCACCACGCTCGCCGAACTGCTGCGCTCGCTCCTTGAGGACCTCGGCGGCACCCAGCTCACCGCGAAGGTGGACGTCCGCAACATCGACAAGGTCGCCTACGGCATCGCCAAGGAGGTCTTCGGCGCGAAGACCCCCAAGTCGCTCGGCGACGACGAGATCCGCAGGCGCTGGGAGGACCTGGCCGAGGAACAGCAGCCGCACCGCTGGGACGCGCGTTTCCTGGAGGCCGAGTGGAAGCAGGTCGTGCTCGCCCAGGACGTGCGCAGCCGCGACGAGTACCTCGTCGCCAGCCGGGCCGGTCGCGGCCGGCGCCTCAACCGCCCGGAACGGGCGCAGGTGTGGGGGCTGATCGAGGCGTTCGAGCACCGGCTGGACGCGGCCGGTGAGGTCGGCGTCACCCAACTCGCGGCGCAGGCCGCCCGGATCGCCTCGGGCTGGAGCGACGAGACCCGCCCGTACCGGCACATCGTCGTGGACGAGGCCCAGGACCTGCACGCCGCGCACTGGAAGCTGCTGCGGGCGCTCGTCCCGGTCGGCGAGGACGACCTCTTCATCGTCGGCGACGCCCACCAGCGGATCTACGACAACCGGACCGCGCTGAGCACCCACGGCATCAACGTGCGGGGCAGACGCTCCAGGCGACTGACCCTGAACTACCGCACGACCCGTCAGATCCTCGGAACGTCGCTGAGCCTGCTGGGCGACGCGAGCTTCGACGACCTCGACGACGCGACCGAGGACCTGGGTGGCTACCGCTCCGTTCTCGGCGGGGCGAAGCCCGAGTTGACCGAGTACCCGAGCACGGCCGCCGAACTCGCGGGCCTGGCCGGACGGGTCGGGGAATGGCTGGGCGAGGGGCTGAAGGAGGACGAGATCGTCGTCACCGCCCGCACCAACAAGCTCGCGGACGGGGCGGTGGAGGCGTTGCACAACGCGGGGATCAAGGCTGTCAGGGTGAAGCCGCGGCAGACTCCGGCGATCGGTTCCGGGGTGCACGTGATGACGATGCACCGGATCAAGGGCCTGGAGTACCGCGCGGTCGCCATCATCGGAGCGGGCGCGGATCACGTGCCGCAGCCCGGCGCCGTCACCCCGGCCTCCGAGGACCGTACCCAGCACGACCGCGACCTGCAGCGCGAGCGCTCACTGCTGTTCGTCGCGGCCACCAGGGCCCGCGAACAGCTCTCCATCACCTGGGCCGGACCACGCAGCCCGTTCCTGGAGGGAAGCCACTGA
- a CDS encoding AAA family ATPase, producing MYLKNLRLRNIRSFHGARDVDLDLTRPDGSYAGWTVLAGRNGSGKTTLLRAVALTISGPAVARSLVPGFDTWVSRDETVAKAEVCLVHDPEQDQFTTGRRPVRPIWAGLRWTAAEQTSLSGKPGSSRAGQPALNAIGYQKERPVAQRGPWADNPVGWFCAGYGPFRRLAGGSSDIQRLMSSSGAVARLTSLFHEDASLAEGVSWLIEQHLRAFEDRDGARDLKAAALAILGDDLLPDDYRIDNVDSEGLWVVNRNHRFPLREMSDGYRTVAALVVDILKQIHDAYGELVLDTTDGTPNVPSSGVVIIDEIDAHLHVSWQKRIGGWLKAHFPNIQFIVTTHSPYVCQAADPGGLIRLPGPDEEGPVEVVPQHLYDRIIFGSGDDAVLSDLFGLDTPYSDQAEEKREELLALELDVVRGRASEEEKDQYRHLKRKLASSPAARVDEIAAGLHSRRPRRDS from the coding sequence ATGTACCTGAAGAACCTTCGCCTACGGAACATCAGGTCGTTCCACGGTGCACGCGACGTCGACCTGGACCTGACCAGGCCCGACGGCTCCTACGCCGGCTGGACGGTCCTGGCGGGCCGCAACGGCTCGGGGAAGACGACCCTGCTGCGCGCGGTCGCCCTGACGATCAGCGGACCTGCCGTGGCCCGCAGTCTCGTCCCCGGGTTCGACACCTGGGTCTCGCGAGACGAGACGGTGGCGAAAGCCGAGGTGTGCCTGGTCCATGACCCGGAGCAGGACCAGTTCACCACCGGGCGGCGTCCGGTCCGCCCGATCTGGGCCGGGCTGCGCTGGACCGCGGCGGAGCAGACGTCTCTCTCCGGCAAGCCGGGTTCCAGCAGGGCCGGGCAGCCGGCGCTGAACGCCATCGGCTACCAGAAGGAACGCCCCGTCGCCCAGCGCGGCCCATGGGCAGACAATCCGGTGGGATGGTTCTGCGCGGGGTACGGTCCCTTCCGCAGGCTCGCCGGGGGATCGAGCGACATCCAGCGGCTGATGTCCAGCTCAGGCGCGGTCGCCCGGCTGACTAGCCTCTTCCACGAGGACGCGTCGCTGGCGGAAGGCGTGAGCTGGCTCATCGAGCAGCACCTGCGCGCATTCGAGGACCGCGACGGCGCCCGGGACCTCAAGGCGGCCGCTCTCGCCATCCTGGGTGACGACCTGCTGCCCGACGACTACCGGATCGACAACGTCGACTCCGAGGGCCTGTGGGTCGTCAACCGCAACCATCGGTTCCCGCTGCGGGAGATGAGCGACGGCTACCGCACGGTGGCTGCCCTGGTCGTGGACATCCTCAAGCAGATCCATGACGCCTACGGCGAACTCGTCCTGGACACGACGGACGGCACGCCGAACGTTCCGAGTTCCGGGGTCGTCATCATCGACGAGATCGACGCCCATCTGCACGTGTCCTGGCAGAAGCGCATCGGCGGCTGGCTGAAGGCGCACTTCCCGAACATCCAGTTCATCGTCACCACGCACAGCCCCTACGTCTGCCAGGCAGCGGACCCGGGCGGACTGATCCGGCTGCCGGGCCCCGACGAGGAGGGCCCTGTGGAGGTCGTGCCCCAGCACCTCTACGACCGCATCATCTTCGGCAGCGGCGACGACGCCGTACTCTCGGACCTGTTCGGGCTCGACACCCCCTACTCCGACCAGGCCGAAGAGAAGCGGGAAGAACTCCTCGCCCTGGAACTGGACGTCGTGCGAGGCCGCGCCAGCGAAGAGGAAAAGGACCAATACCGCCACCTGAAGCGCAAGTTGGCCAGTTCACCGGCAGCTCGCGTCGATGAAATCGCAGCCGGGCTCCACTCCCGCCGTCCACGGCGCGATTCATGA
- a CDS encoding HNH endonuclease, translated as MAGYTGDIGQAAAPKTRAGQLWKHTSVRRHIHPVLRSALAEMAPGLERCMYCGDNQGTDIDHFEPVRVNPLRTFDWNNHLLACSLCNSHLKRGLFPLANDGTPLLIDPSSEDPAPHLHLSLAAGEYIDLTDRGTATIKVFGLNRRILVRGRLNAYRITPLLLNKWRTAFEKDDLEEVAACAATVWEQPTADVVHAMFHQAVVPGAEDIFTDESDTLALLRDPVIRTGLLGTC; from the coding sequence ATGGCCGGCTACACCGGTGACATCGGGCAGGCCGCTGCACCCAAGACGCGAGCGGGGCAGTTATGGAAGCACACGTCCGTCCGCAGGCACATACACCCCGTGCTGAGAAGCGCCCTCGCGGAGATGGCACCCGGGCTGGAGCGGTGCATGTACTGCGGGGACAACCAGGGCACGGACATCGACCACTTCGAGCCCGTCCGTGTCAATCCGTTACGGACCTTCGACTGGAACAACCACCTGCTGGCGTGCTCCCTGTGCAACAGCCACCTCAAACGTGGCCTCTTCCCCCTCGCCAACGACGGCACGCCCCTGCTCATCGACCCGAGCAGTGAGGATCCCGCTCCGCATCTACACCTCTCGCTCGCTGCCGGCGAATACATCGATCTCACCGACAGGGGCACCGCCACGATCAAGGTCTTCGGTCTCAACCGGAGAATCCTCGTCCGAGGACGGCTCAATGCTTACCGGATCACCCCGCTTCTGCTGAACAAGTGGCGTACTGCCTTCGAAAAGGACGACCTGGAGGAGGTGGCAGCCTGCGCGGCAACCGTCTGGGAGCAGCCCACCGCCGACGTTGTTCATGCCATGTTCCACCAAGCAGTCGTCCCGGGCGCCGAGGACATCTTCACCGACGAGTCCGACACCCTCGCTCTGCTGCGTGATCCGGTGATCCGTACCGGACTGCTGGGCACCTGCTAG